TCTCACAGCTCCTAAAGATCCCCCCTCATCCACTGTAGATGTTAGTAAACCTAAACGCAGAGCCCCACCACTCCGCGAAGCGGACACGAATGACAGCGACTCACCAGAAGACACTCTAAACGAAATCTTACGTCTCACGCGAGAAAACCACGATAACATCGACACGCTGTCACGCCGGGTGGAAGCACTAGAGCAAAAAGCCACCATAAAAGCTAAAACCAAAGCCAGAACAGTAGTTTCTGTGGATCCTACGGCAAATCTGCCTGGGCCACCAAATTCAATGTAATCATCATGGCTTCCACAAcccaaaacacgttagaaatttggcagtggaattgcgctagCTTCGCGACCCGTAAAACCCCACTGCTGCAGTACATTAAAGCGCAACCCAAGAAGCCTCATGTAATATTACTGCAGGAGACCCTTTGTGATGCTCTCACATTATCGGGTTACCACCCCATCTCACAACGAGGGGATACCAAGAGAGGTATAGCCACGCTGATTAGCAAGAAATTTGCTCACATAGTACATGAGGTATTACCCACCCGCAGCCGCCTGGAAGCGATACTCGTCGAACTCGTACCAAAccgttttttaaaacaaagcgtttttatccttaacgtttacagctccccgtcagactacagacagtccttccacgcgctcttaactaaagccacaacgctcgcgcgaaactctccgcttattatagcaggcgacttcaatgccccccacccgtcatggggttacccccaggcaacggctaaaggcactaacctcacgcgagcaattgacgacttgtccctcacactcatcacagatcaccgattccctacgagacttggaacatcggtacaacgcgacactacgccggacttggtatttacccgtaacgtcacaggccacacctggaccaatacgcaggaaaacctgggcagcgatcacttcatcatacgaaccgaactacccaacgcatcagccccaccccgtacattcacgctaacggactgggatgccttccgcaccctccgcaaaaacaacacaaaggaatacaacacattcatcgaactactcacctcacttcaggaagacatagccaaaacaacgaaaacaatacaaacagaactcgaggtcccgagaatggacccacacctcgcacatttgctcgaggcaaaagcgtcaatactcgcgcgctggaaaacacaacgactaaacagacgcttacgaaaacgtctatcaatactgaaccaagacattgccaaatattgcacggagctcacacgactccaatggcatgaactctgctcggcggtcgacggccgcatgcgaactgggggtaaatggaacctcctaaaatacatgctggacgactgcgaaacaaaaaacaaccagagtcatgccatagaccggctcctacactcgcacaaaaagatgggaggaacaaactcatcctttcttgaagaaatctccaaacgtcacctccccttaaacacagcacaacccaccgactacccagaaatagaatgcgaaacgatacccgaactcgacgaacccttcacggagtcagaaattcgggaggcattacacaacctcaacagcagatcagcccccggtcctgacaaggtaaccaaccgcctgttgcgaaatttagacgaccaagccatcacactactcacaaaagacattaattacatgtgggaaactggccaggtacctgaacaatggcgcacggccacggtaatccttctctcaaagccaggtaaaccactcaacttcgacaatctacgcccgatttccctaacctcatgcataggaaaagcagctgaacatgtcatcctaaatcgtgtatcgcgctacatagaggatcacgaactctttccgttcaacatggtcgggttccgtccgcacctttcaacacaagacgtcatgctattactaaagaaacagatcttcgactcaaaaacgagagatgttcgtggcattctcgccctagacctcactaaagcattcgacagcgtctcacaccgctttatactggaatccattgccagccttggtctcggtaaaagattccaggcgtacattcgttcttttctgcaaaatcgaacagctcagctgcatttatcgcaacttacatccgatacttacacattaggttccaacgggacaccacaaggggcagtcatttctccactcctttttaacatagtaatgaagggactatctgacaaactccgcgacatcccaaacataaaccatgctatatacgcagatgacatcaccatctggtgcccgggaggctcattggcggagttggagcaagcccttcaaactgctctcgataccacagaagcctacttaaaaaacactggacttcgtttgtcgcccacaaaatcagagttgctactgtaccggcaatctcgccaaggcgttcgtaacttaacacccttaggtgatctacccatagcgctacacgccaaagatgggcagcgaataccccgagtggactccatacgcattctcggcctcctcgtcgaggccactggctgtcatgcaagaacaattaaacatatcacagcaaaaacagagaacatgctccgactcattcagcgagtctcgggtcgtagacgaggccttggagaggccaaccttctgcgcatataccacgcgttcctaatgagtcacatcaattacgtcgcctctgcccacaactggacgaaggtagaaaagacgaaactaaacacactcatgcgcaaaagcattaaacaagtccttggtttgcctcaaaacacgagcacttcccgtctcgaccaactaggcatgcacaacggcatcgatgaagtgatcgaggcccagaccacggcccaagtgatccgcctctcctcctccaaggcaggccgccgacttctaagcgaggccggcatgtccccacacccctgccttgaacgcgcagtaaccctccccagagttgtccgagctacttacatggtaaccccatttccgcgaaatgtccacccacaacacaacgaaggcagacggctggcccgcgctcgcgcgatcctaaaccgtaccgccgcgaatcgcaactctaccgcattcgtcgacgcagcgcaatacggtaactcctcctctttcgcactcgcggtagtagatggcgacggagccctacgctcagccgcctcggttaggctatcaacaagcgccatagccgaacaagttgctatagctttagcgatgaccgacccctcactcactaatgtcttcacagactctcgcgccgccattcgggcttacgaaaccggcaacatcgctccagaagcagcccgcattttacaaacacggaaatatgcgggctcgcactacctctcttggttccctgcccacatgggcaaagacgttcacccacaacaacccaacctcaacgaaatggctcatgatcgagcacgagaactgacccgccgtgacgatcaatcagccaccgaagagctgggcccagacgtgcagtttaatgacccactactcaccttccatgaaattacctcccactaccgacacaacagaagccgataccctttaccccattcaaaactagaacgcgcgcaagaagtagcctttagaatgttacaaacgagatcgtacccatcacggggccgactcagccattataactcagacataaattcacagtgcccagattgcacagaagtgtactgttcactcgcgcacatgctctggcaatgtcccgcgttacctcagggacctctcaccagtgagtccgactgggaggaggcactcaggagccccaatctccgaaaccaacttaaggcagtccagagggcccaagaactggcggaacgccaccacgttcccgccccgactcgggcgtcgcctacggtagcggctgctaggatgtcccacgtgggcaccctggtggcttaaactcctcaggaccatatattaaagttcttgactgactgactgatacttgagtgttgtggtttatatttcttgtttgcattttttggtcatgactgtatatacgtctggatttcagtgtttacaggcatgacccactgcacaacagttttccgctacttagcacacggtcgtgtactgctaggatgtcaggtgcagtggctatgttatttacaaagggggaaaacggaaaccattatgtatacgagatccacgatgcacgagcccccactacagtgcgcctcattacctgtgttgcgttggcgtgttaagcttggaaaaaaaaactgcactctttcctgtctctcttgttttttttcttcaaatttgtgcagcaattcaatttttcaagtatgaaccaactagtctgcaaaaaagtattgcgtgttaagccctacaatcaaataatcaataaactgcatagggagcgaatgtcagttgagccctccacaacggcgcacacgtgtagctctggcatatgaagctccaatttgaattagagccatttattgtggggagaaattttgagcacaatttaattatggtattttaagaccttcccctatcccttgtggaaagggcgggggaaggacaagtgtcttcctcacgtcaataactaagccggtatctgctgcatgtgttacatttgtaaaattaacaagctagacatgaactggcattgcttgaatatgttcatgaatacatacatttctgcttgcagcactgcctaaggaacgaaagccaccaaaagaaagaactgtgcctgcaccctccagcaacgagaccaacaaatctcctcctggtctgcgtcaatatccagctgcagttaaaactaccctagagaccccacaaaatattgcattcctttcagcaagcgtagtaataaaagttcatgcgcccctccgtcttaacgacgacaacggtttaacgcgaatctttctggtgtgggagttcgtggctcatttcattcagtctatgtcagcccctggcgcattgtacaagcacaggccaccagtttgtatgacgtgcgttgttccatttaacaattaggcaacaacagcactaagaggtgtccaagttgcaccaaaaaaaaaaaagctcgccaacgagtacttctttcctaccatacgcgagcaccgcaagcggtaatgcgcttcgcatgctgccccactacggcaggagccgtaatggcggccgtcgtagcagacgacgcggctgtcctcaccctcagcggagcgcgcgggcatcaaggcaccctagcaAAACTCCAGAGTCCGACGTCTATGGCGGTGCCAGCGAGTGCGCCGCCTGCAGGAATGAGCCTATAGTGAATACTTCCTATAGCTGTGCTGGTGGGCTATTGCTTCGCTCTGTTCGTTTCCGAAAGTCGCGAGTTCGATCCTGGCCCGGGCTGTCACATTTCGCTAGAGGCGAATTAGTAGAAGCCCGTGCACTGTACGACGCCAGAGCGCATTAAAGAACACTGCAGATgctcaatatttccggagcccctcaTATACCTGTCGTTGTTTTTAGGATGTAAAACTCCAAATTTTATATTGCTCCGGTTTATTGCGAGCAACGATGAGTCACGTTTGGATGAATCGATACCGCGACTTCTGACGGAGTTAAATGAGCCGTAATTGGTGCAGGGGTGAAGCTAACCACTAACTAACACACACAAGCAGCTGTATAGGCATGCGATACTAAAGCGCGCTAAAAAAAAGGTGGCGTATTCAGTATTACTTGGCAAACAATGGGGTTCATTGTAAGACTAGTAAAAAATGTTTATAGTAATCGAACCTTTTTCATTGGaatgtgtatctgtgtatgtgcACGAGTTCTTGCGCGTGTGTGTGAaggtcgcaagatcgaatcccgCCCACGGCAGCCGCATTTAGGTGGAAGCGAAATGACAGAGGCATGCGCACTTACATTTAAGTGTTGTGAAAATacctcaggtggtcaaagtttcggaagccctccactacggcgtccttcataatcgtatcgtggtttcgggacgttaagctcGCACGACTACTCTTAAATTCGCAAAGCCTTGTTTCCCATCATGACCTAAATGTACGGCACGAAGCGTTTATATTGCCTcgtttaaaataattttttttccatCAACTGTCACACGCAATGTGGCTTGCAACTTTACGAACAGCCTTACAACTTCATCAAATTTCCACTGCCGTTTTATGAACCCTCTCTCGCGCGATGCACGCCGTTCGCGTGCAGCTGCGCTTTGTGAGCCGTTCTGTTGCAGCTGTGCTCGTGGGTGATTGCTTCCCGCAATCGTTTCCGAAGCCGGTTGCGAGCGCTGAGGAGTCAAGTTTGGTTGAATCAGGCAGGCCTGTTCCAGCGGAGTTGAATGAGCAATACTTCGTGCAATGACGAAAAAGAAAGCGCAATATGGCACGCTACGAGATATAAGCATGCGGTACTAAAGCACGTTCGAAAAAGGCGATATATTCGGTATAACTTCGCCAATAATGAATTTGTACGATTATTGCAAAAAATAAGAAACACAGCTAATACTAGCTATGGAATGTCAATTTGTTTTTTAACTGATAataatgtgtgtgtatgtgtgtgtgtgtgtgtgtgtgtgtgtgtgtgtgcgtgcgtgtgcgcgcgcgt
The nucleotide sequence above comes from Rhipicephalus microplus isolate Deutch F79 chromosome 2, USDA_Rmic, whole genome shotgun sequence. Encoded proteins:
- the LOC142774689 gene encoding THAP domain-containing protein 3-like; this encodes MPGCCVPQCSNHSRNGWKLYRFPRDPKRRLLWTVKIKRDKWQPTDTSHVCSAHFEENNYEQHRADGWKKLKPNAVPTLFTFKPLPKERKPPKERTVPAPSSNETNKSPPGLRQYPAAVKTTLETPQNIAFLSASVVIKVHAPLRLNDDNGLTRIFLVWEFVAHFIQSMSAPGALYKHRPPVCMTCVVPFNN